The Osmia bicornis bicornis chromosome 9, iOsmBic2.1, whole genome shotgun sequence genome has a segment encoding these proteins:
- the LOC114877502 gene encoding tubby-related protein 4 isoform X2, with product MHLHFEKNNNAKCDCNILSLSWMGKVPDESPEDEGWKLDRTNYYQEGWLATGNARGLVGVTFTTSHCRTRATELPLRANYNLRGHRSEVILVKWNEPYQKLASCDSSGVIFVWIKYEGRWSIELINDRNIPVTHFSWSHDGRMALICYRDGFVLVGSVAGQRYWSSMLNDKATITCGIWTPDDQQVYFGTTAGQLIVMDVHGAMVSEVQLAAGVTSMAWSAEKFTMEEGDDDLTNDRSHRDDRNYVLAVCLADGNIVMLRSFDDVSPITIRTNLKAPLHAEWSNSRKLLAIAGTKETDGSQGTPHEYTNLLKFYSVTGSLVYTTAIPYTQCPVSALTWGHNDRRLFVATGARVHAAWVSRRVGSLQLLSRLAVRAALTRESSVQQLPLPPRLRASVAALFASTIRCSVPEPRELRRFVSRPPPGGGRLHCTMLRHAVEPVPCYTLYLEYLGGLVPLLKGRRTSKIRPEFVIFDPQSQDTLQVVEDTSQCPSFSDGSDTERDTADLCGSPRNKRKNRRKKEDKSNEESDDLTYVATLPEHARLVEVTSNIWGTKFKFHGLADSVPANLGQVTYRTSLLHLQPRQMTLVMTELRDDVPAGPDPTFNPNLFSEDEEESFQELQASSRSTSEAQPPPIAPMTPRNARLNANRPKSQISNQFMASEPLPATLSRVENYENELPYVDLQEMGNLYENLRTAPPNTYRTPPRHNPPRCCDVPALQSPKNAVAPTQTIIATSNTGTDYSNNIQRMKTALTDQQPGLVTKKELENNKFNQISQEDKTILNSCPSTIIPTSMHNGQACSTEASSSHGCSQESIVNGLNSNSCSQQTIFMNGLHMACSSNLNNGKGHNGSSSIGQSLATNSSTQYGQSNGPFNKIGIHLGSNHSPACSYQFPENIDQCIGQSCPHCSLKLKDTKSHELCGKMSASGSTTARVDEMRFIDEEARSEVETFENSRGVHRTPTVVSIGPLWLNDSIVRSCSVGYLDMVDAQLVPCDVALKMLRKEAPNKRLVLVSRKTKRRKKNKAQQEIVQQSSKSPRLRNCGKSKSLDSSDIFPANEQIALPPKLPEHVEEATGTVNLETVEDKSNESLNDPDAIEGPSDCTQNVISNVINPDVKPSRLKGCNSPARGSSPSGSLASSLDGLAARLRDFDESHSLPPPSPRPSARLPRSSPSSPAPSKKGKRPASASPIRRRLLSSPLLSRRTRKSRGESSDEEGLLQDDSTNYRNLETFQKAQLRQKLKQKGGGSSSHKSESVRRELVMHNKAPMWNESSQVYQLDFGGRVTQESAKNFQIEFKGRQVMQFGRIDGNAYTLDFQYPFSALQAFAVALANVTQRLK from the exons ATGCATTTGCACTTCGAGAAGAATAACAATGCCAAGTGCGACTGCAACATCCTGTCGCTTAGCTGGATGGGCAAGGTGCCGGACGAGTCGCCGGAG GACGAGGGATGGAAACTAGACCGTACAAATTACTACCAGGAAGGATGGCTGGCCACCGGTAACGCTCGGGGGTTGGTAGGGGTGACTTTTACCACGTCCCATTGCCGGACAAGGGCCACGGAACTTCCGCTCAGAGCAAATTACAACCTTCGTGGACATCGTAGCGAG GTGATACTCGTGAAATGGAATGAGCCTTACCAGAAGCTGGCCTCTTGTGACAGTTCCGGTGTCATCTTCGTTTGGATCAAGTATGAGGGAAGATGGAGCATAGAATTAATCAACGACAGAAATATTCCAGTCACGCATTTTTCTTGGTCCCATGATGGTCGTATGGCTCTCATATGTTACAGG gACGGTTTTGTACTAGTCGGCAGTGTAGCTGGTCAAAGGTATTGGTCATCGATGTTGAACGACAAAGCTACCATTACGTGTGGAATTTGGACACCGGACGACCAGCAG GTATATTTCGGGACAACGGCTGGACAATTAATAGTAATGGATGTTCATGGGGCCATGGTGTCTGAAGTGCAGCTAGCAGCTGGTGTCACATCAATGGCCTGGAGCGCGGAAAAGTTTACGATGGAAGAAGGGGATGACGATTTAACGAACGATAGATCTCACCGAG ACGACCGGAATTACGTGCTAGCGGTTTGCCTAGCAGACGGTAACATCGTGATGCTTCGTTCCTTCGACGACGTTTCTCCTATCACCATCCGTACAAACCTGAAGGCACCTCTACACGCAGAATGGAGCAATTCTAGAAAACTCCTAGCAATCGCTGGAACGAAAGAAACAGACGGTTCTCAGGGTACCCCACACGAGTACACGAACCTGTTAAAATTTTACTCGGTCACCGGTAGTCTTGTGTACACTACCGCGATACCGTACACGCAA TGTCCGGTATCGGCGCTCACGTGGGGTCACAACGACAGGAGACTTTTTGTGGCGACCGGTGCTCGCGTTCACGCCGCATGGGTGTCGAG ACGAGTAGGTTCGCTGCAATTGTTGTCTCGTTTAGCCGTGAGGGCAGCTCTAACCAGAGAGTCCAGTGTCCAACAACTTCCGCTTCCACCGAGATTGAGGGCATCTGTGGCCGCACTTTTTGCTAGCACGATAAG ATGTTCGGTACCGGAACCCAGAGAGCTAAGACGTTTCGTATCTCGTCCACCTCCAGGAGGAGGAAGACTCCACTGCACCATGCTCAGACACGCAGTAGAACCTGTGCCGTGTTACACGCTATACTTGGAGTATCTGGGTGGACTGGTGCCTCTGCTGAAAGGAAGAAGAACTAGCAAAATTAGGCCAGAATTCGTGATATTCGATCCACAGAGTCAGGACACCCTCCAAGTGGTCGAGGATACGTCACAGTGTCCATCATTTAGTGACGGATCTGACACGGAAAGGGACACAGCTGATCTGTGCGGATCCCCCAGGAATAAGAGGAAGAACAGGAGAAAAAAGGAGGACAAGTCGAACGAAGAGTCGGATGATCTCACCTATGTAGCCACGTTACCTGAG CACGCGAGGTTGGTCGAAGTAACGTCCAATATCTGGGGCACGAAATTCAAGTTTCACGGGTTGGCGGATTCGGTGCCGGCCAACTTGGGTCAGGTTACTTATCGAACGTCGCTGTTGCACCTGCAGCCACGACAAATGACTCTGGTGATGACGGAGCTGCGGGACGACGTTCCAGCGG GTCCAGATCCAACGTTCAACCCTAATCTGTTTTCCGAGGACGAAGAAGAATCCTTCCAGGAGCTGCAAGCCTCTTCCAGAAGCACCTCCGAGGCCCAGCCTCCCCCGATCGCGCCTATGACCCCTCGCAACGCGCGACTCAACGCTAATCGTCCAAAATCACAAATCTCTAACCAATTTATGGCGAGTGAACCTTTACCAGCCACTCTGTCCAGGGTGGAGAACTACGAGAACGAACTGCCCTACGTAGACCTGCAAGAGATGGGTAATCTCTACGAGAACTTGAGAACTGCACCCCCTAACACTTATCGGACACCACCGAGACACAATCCACCAAGGTGTTGCGATGTTCCAGCACTACAGTCGCCTAAGAACGCGGTCGCACCCACGCAGACCATAATCGCGACCTCGAATACCGGAACTGATTACTCGAATAACATCCAGAGAATGAAAACTGCTCTGACAGACCAGCAGCCCGGTCTGGTCACCAAGAAAGAACTGGAGAATAACAAATTCAATCAGATCTCCCAAGAAGATAAAACTATTCTGAACAGTTGCCCGTCGACTATCATACCCACCTCCATGCATAATGGACAAGCCTGCAGTACGGAAGCGTCCAGCAGTCATGGTTGCTCTCAAGAGTCCATAGTGAATGGTTTGAACAGCAACAGCTGTTCTCAGCAAACGATATTCATGAACGGTCTTCACATGGCATGTTCGAGTAATCTGAACAATGGTAAAGGTCACAATGGTTCTTCTAGTATCGGTCAATCGTTGGCCACAAATTCTAGTACTCAATATGGACAGAGCAATGGTCCTTTCAACAAGATTGGTATACACCTGGGTAGCAATCATTCTCCGGCTTGTTCTTATCAATTCCCTGAGAATATCGACCAGTGTATCGGTCAATCTTGTCCGCACTGTAGTTTAAAGCTGAAGGACACGAAATCCCATGAATTGTGTGGGAAGATGAGTGCCAGTGGTTCCACAACTGCCAGAGTGGACGAGATGCGTTTCATCGACGAAGAGGCTCGAAGCGAGGTGGAAACGTTTGAAAATTCACGAGGAGTTCACAGAACACCTACTGTCGTCAGCATCGGACCACTTTGGCTGAACGATTCCATAGTTAGAAGTTGCAGTGTTGGTTATCTGGACATGGTGGATGCCCAGTTGGTCCCCTGCGACGTGGCTTTGAAAATGCTGAGGAAAGAGGCGCCTAATAAGAGGCTAGTGTTGGTATCGAGGAAGACcaagaggaggaaaaagaaCAAGGCTCAACAAGAGATCGTCCAACAGAGTTCCAAGTCCCCGAGGCTACGAAACTGTGGCAAATCCAAGAGTTTGGACTCCAGTGATATATTCCCGGCTAACGAACAGATTGCTTTGCCACCTAAGTTACCTGAACACGTGGAGGAAGCGACAGGGACTGTCAATCTAGAGACGGTTGAAGACAAGAGTAACGAATCGTTAAATGATCCAGATGCGATCGAAGGACCCAGCGATTGTACCCAAAATGTTATTAGTAACGTGATTAATCCTGATGTTAAACCCAGTCGACTGAAAGGTTGCAACTCACCTGCTAG AGGTTCTAGTCCAAGTGGATCATTAGCATCATCATTGGATGGTCTCGCAGCTCGTCTCCGAGATTTTGATGAAAGTCACTCTTTACCTCCACCATCGCCTCGTCCATCGGCCAG ACTACCTAGGAGTTCTCCTAGCAGTCCAGCACCTTCCAAGAAGGGAAAAAGACCTGCATCAGCTTCGCCAATTAGGAGGAGACTTCTATCGAGTCCTTTGCTAAGTAGAAGAACGCGGAAAAGTCGAGGCGAAAGCTCGGACGAGGAAGGACTCCTGCAAGATGATTCAACGAATTATAGGAACCTCGAAACGTTTCAGAAAGCGCAGTTGCGACAAAAG TTGAAGCAAAAAGGGGGAGGATCGTCGAGTCACAAGTCAGAGTCAGTGAGACGAGAACTTGTGATGCACAACAAGGCACCTATGTGGAACGAGTCTAGCCAGGTGTATCAACTTGACTTCGGTGGCAGGGTAACTCAAGAAAGCGCAAAGAATTTCCAGATCGAATTTAAAGGCCGACAG GTCATGCAATTCGGGAGGATAGATGGGAACGCCTACACGTTAGACTTCCAATATCCTTTCAGCGCTTTGCAAGCATTTGCCGTTGCCTTGGCCAACGTTACGCAACGCCTCAAGTAA
- the LOC114877502 gene encoding tubby-related protein 4 isoform X1 translates to MHLHFEKNNNAKCDCNILSLSWMGKVPDESPEDEGWKLDRTNYYQEGWLATGNARGLVGVTFTTSHCRTRATELPLRANYNLRGHRSEVILVKWNEPYQKLASCDSSGVIFVWIKYEGRWSIELINDRNIPVTHFSWSHDGRMALICYRDGFVLVGSVAGQRYWSSMLNDKATITCGIWTPDDQQVYFGTTAGQLIVMDVHGAMVSEVQLAAGVTSMAWSAEKFTMEEGDDDLTNDRSHRDDRNYVLAVCLADGNIVMLRSFDDVSPITIRTNLKAPLHAEWSNSRKLLAIAGTKETDGSQGTPHEYTNLLKFYSVTGSLVYTTAIPYTQCPVSALTWGHNDRRLFVATGARVHAAWVSSVWCTIHAFRRRVGSLQLLSRLAVRAALTRESSVQQLPLPPRLRASVAALFASTIRCSVPEPRELRRFVSRPPPGGGRLHCTMLRHAVEPVPCYTLYLEYLGGLVPLLKGRRTSKIRPEFVIFDPQSQDTLQVVEDTSQCPSFSDGSDTERDTADLCGSPRNKRKNRRKKEDKSNEESDDLTYVATLPEHARLVEVTSNIWGTKFKFHGLADSVPANLGQVTYRTSLLHLQPRQMTLVMTELRDDVPAGPDPTFNPNLFSEDEEESFQELQASSRSTSEAQPPPIAPMTPRNARLNANRPKSQISNQFMASEPLPATLSRVENYENELPYVDLQEMGNLYENLRTAPPNTYRTPPRHNPPRCCDVPALQSPKNAVAPTQTIIATSNTGTDYSNNIQRMKTALTDQQPGLVTKKELENNKFNQISQEDKTILNSCPSTIIPTSMHNGQACSTEASSSHGCSQESIVNGLNSNSCSQQTIFMNGLHMACSSNLNNGKGHNGSSSIGQSLATNSSTQYGQSNGPFNKIGIHLGSNHSPACSYQFPENIDQCIGQSCPHCSLKLKDTKSHELCGKMSASGSTTARVDEMRFIDEEARSEVETFENSRGVHRTPTVVSIGPLWLNDSIVRSCSVGYLDMVDAQLVPCDVALKMLRKEAPNKRLVLVSRKTKRRKKNKAQQEIVQQSSKSPRLRNCGKSKSLDSSDIFPANEQIALPPKLPEHVEEATGTVNLETVEDKSNESLNDPDAIEGPSDCTQNVISNVINPDVKPSRLKGCNSPARGSSPSGSLASSLDGLAARLRDFDESHSLPPPSPRPSARLPRSSPSSPAPSKKGKRPASASPIRRRLLSSPLLSRRTRKSRGESSDEEGLLQDDSTNYRNLETFQKAQLRQKLKQKGGGSSSHKSESVRRELVMHNKAPMWNESSQVYQLDFGGRVTQESAKNFQIEFKGRQVMQFGRIDGNAYTLDFQYPFSALQAFAVALANVTQRLK, encoded by the exons ATGCATTTGCACTTCGAGAAGAATAACAATGCCAAGTGCGACTGCAACATCCTGTCGCTTAGCTGGATGGGCAAGGTGCCGGACGAGTCGCCGGAG GACGAGGGATGGAAACTAGACCGTACAAATTACTACCAGGAAGGATGGCTGGCCACCGGTAACGCTCGGGGGTTGGTAGGGGTGACTTTTACCACGTCCCATTGCCGGACAAGGGCCACGGAACTTCCGCTCAGAGCAAATTACAACCTTCGTGGACATCGTAGCGAG GTGATACTCGTGAAATGGAATGAGCCTTACCAGAAGCTGGCCTCTTGTGACAGTTCCGGTGTCATCTTCGTTTGGATCAAGTATGAGGGAAGATGGAGCATAGAATTAATCAACGACAGAAATATTCCAGTCACGCATTTTTCTTGGTCCCATGATGGTCGTATGGCTCTCATATGTTACAGG gACGGTTTTGTACTAGTCGGCAGTGTAGCTGGTCAAAGGTATTGGTCATCGATGTTGAACGACAAAGCTACCATTACGTGTGGAATTTGGACACCGGACGACCAGCAG GTATATTTCGGGACAACGGCTGGACAATTAATAGTAATGGATGTTCATGGGGCCATGGTGTCTGAAGTGCAGCTAGCAGCTGGTGTCACATCAATGGCCTGGAGCGCGGAAAAGTTTACGATGGAAGAAGGGGATGACGATTTAACGAACGATAGATCTCACCGAG ACGACCGGAATTACGTGCTAGCGGTTTGCCTAGCAGACGGTAACATCGTGATGCTTCGTTCCTTCGACGACGTTTCTCCTATCACCATCCGTACAAACCTGAAGGCACCTCTACACGCAGAATGGAGCAATTCTAGAAAACTCCTAGCAATCGCTGGAACGAAAGAAACAGACGGTTCTCAGGGTACCCCACACGAGTACACGAACCTGTTAAAATTTTACTCGGTCACCGGTAGTCTTGTGTACACTACCGCGATACCGTACACGCAA TGTCCGGTATCGGCGCTCACGTGGGGTCACAACGACAGGAGACTTTTTGTGGCGACCGGTGCTCGCGTTCACGCCGCATGGGTGTCGAG CGTTTGGTGCACGATCCACGCGTTCCGCAGACGAGTAGGTTCGCTGCAATTGTTGTCTCGTTTAGCCGTGAGGGCAGCTCTAACCAGAGAGTCCAGTGTCCAACAACTTCCGCTTCCACCGAGATTGAGGGCATCTGTGGCCGCACTTTTTGCTAGCACGATAAG ATGTTCGGTACCGGAACCCAGAGAGCTAAGACGTTTCGTATCTCGTCCACCTCCAGGAGGAGGAAGACTCCACTGCACCATGCTCAGACACGCAGTAGAACCTGTGCCGTGTTACACGCTATACTTGGAGTATCTGGGTGGACTGGTGCCTCTGCTGAAAGGAAGAAGAACTAGCAAAATTAGGCCAGAATTCGTGATATTCGATCCACAGAGTCAGGACACCCTCCAAGTGGTCGAGGATACGTCACAGTGTCCATCATTTAGTGACGGATCTGACACGGAAAGGGACACAGCTGATCTGTGCGGATCCCCCAGGAATAAGAGGAAGAACAGGAGAAAAAAGGAGGACAAGTCGAACGAAGAGTCGGATGATCTCACCTATGTAGCCACGTTACCTGAG CACGCGAGGTTGGTCGAAGTAACGTCCAATATCTGGGGCACGAAATTCAAGTTTCACGGGTTGGCGGATTCGGTGCCGGCCAACTTGGGTCAGGTTACTTATCGAACGTCGCTGTTGCACCTGCAGCCACGACAAATGACTCTGGTGATGACGGAGCTGCGGGACGACGTTCCAGCGG GTCCAGATCCAACGTTCAACCCTAATCTGTTTTCCGAGGACGAAGAAGAATCCTTCCAGGAGCTGCAAGCCTCTTCCAGAAGCACCTCCGAGGCCCAGCCTCCCCCGATCGCGCCTATGACCCCTCGCAACGCGCGACTCAACGCTAATCGTCCAAAATCACAAATCTCTAACCAATTTATGGCGAGTGAACCTTTACCAGCCACTCTGTCCAGGGTGGAGAACTACGAGAACGAACTGCCCTACGTAGACCTGCAAGAGATGGGTAATCTCTACGAGAACTTGAGAACTGCACCCCCTAACACTTATCGGACACCACCGAGACACAATCCACCAAGGTGTTGCGATGTTCCAGCACTACAGTCGCCTAAGAACGCGGTCGCACCCACGCAGACCATAATCGCGACCTCGAATACCGGAACTGATTACTCGAATAACATCCAGAGAATGAAAACTGCTCTGACAGACCAGCAGCCCGGTCTGGTCACCAAGAAAGAACTGGAGAATAACAAATTCAATCAGATCTCCCAAGAAGATAAAACTATTCTGAACAGTTGCCCGTCGACTATCATACCCACCTCCATGCATAATGGACAAGCCTGCAGTACGGAAGCGTCCAGCAGTCATGGTTGCTCTCAAGAGTCCATAGTGAATGGTTTGAACAGCAACAGCTGTTCTCAGCAAACGATATTCATGAACGGTCTTCACATGGCATGTTCGAGTAATCTGAACAATGGTAAAGGTCACAATGGTTCTTCTAGTATCGGTCAATCGTTGGCCACAAATTCTAGTACTCAATATGGACAGAGCAATGGTCCTTTCAACAAGATTGGTATACACCTGGGTAGCAATCATTCTCCGGCTTGTTCTTATCAATTCCCTGAGAATATCGACCAGTGTATCGGTCAATCTTGTCCGCACTGTAGTTTAAAGCTGAAGGACACGAAATCCCATGAATTGTGTGGGAAGATGAGTGCCAGTGGTTCCACAACTGCCAGAGTGGACGAGATGCGTTTCATCGACGAAGAGGCTCGAAGCGAGGTGGAAACGTTTGAAAATTCACGAGGAGTTCACAGAACACCTACTGTCGTCAGCATCGGACCACTTTGGCTGAACGATTCCATAGTTAGAAGTTGCAGTGTTGGTTATCTGGACATGGTGGATGCCCAGTTGGTCCCCTGCGACGTGGCTTTGAAAATGCTGAGGAAAGAGGCGCCTAATAAGAGGCTAGTGTTGGTATCGAGGAAGACcaagaggaggaaaaagaaCAAGGCTCAACAAGAGATCGTCCAACAGAGTTCCAAGTCCCCGAGGCTACGAAACTGTGGCAAATCCAAGAGTTTGGACTCCAGTGATATATTCCCGGCTAACGAACAGATTGCTTTGCCACCTAAGTTACCTGAACACGTGGAGGAAGCGACAGGGACTGTCAATCTAGAGACGGTTGAAGACAAGAGTAACGAATCGTTAAATGATCCAGATGCGATCGAAGGACCCAGCGATTGTACCCAAAATGTTATTAGTAACGTGATTAATCCTGATGTTAAACCCAGTCGACTGAAAGGTTGCAACTCACCTGCTAG AGGTTCTAGTCCAAGTGGATCATTAGCATCATCATTGGATGGTCTCGCAGCTCGTCTCCGAGATTTTGATGAAAGTCACTCTTTACCTCCACCATCGCCTCGTCCATCGGCCAG ACTACCTAGGAGTTCTCCTAGCAGTCCAGCACCTTCCAAGAAGGGAAAAAGACCTGCATCAGCTTCGCCAATTAGGAGGAGACTTCTATCGAGTCCTTTGCTAAGTAGAAGAACGCGGAAAAGTCGAGGCGAAAGCTCGGACGAGGAAGGACTCCTGCAAGATGATTCAACGAATTATAGGAACCTCGAAACGTTTCAGAAAGCGCAGTTGCGACAAAAG TTGAAGCAAAAAGGGGGAGGATCGTCGAGTCACAAGTCAGAGTCAGTGAGACGAGAACTTGTGATGCACAACAAGGCACCTATGTGGAACGAGTCTAGCCAGGTGTATCAACTTGACTTCGGTGGCAGGGTAACTCAAGAAAGCGCAAAGAATTTCCAGATCGAATTTAAAGGCCGACAG GTCATGCAATTCGGGAGGATAGATGGGAACGCCTACACGTTAGACTTCCAATATCCTTTCAGCGCTTTGCAAGCATTTGCCGTTGCCTTGGCCAACGTTACGCAACGCCTCAAGTAA
- the LOC114877506 gene encoding RWD domain-containing protein 1 codes for MDYKDEQHNEIEALESIYCGELEILATEPFYTFAIPIKTEEYEPESGNGISCRLEFTYTPKYPDEPLLISIEDQENFEDGDDEKLKEHLTEQINENLGMVMVFTLVSAAQEWLNVQWDKIKLNREESAAKKLKELEEAERKKFEGTRVTVETFLSWKEKFDEEMGYTKRREIAEREGKKLTGRELFMTDKTLDQSDLKFLDDDSVKIDESLFQNMDDLDLEGDDDEDDPDYEPNVSDASA; via the exons ATGGATTATAAAGACGAGCAACACAATGAGATTGAAGCATTGGAATCAATTTACTGTGGAGAATTGGAAA TTTTAGCTACAGAACCGTTTTACACATTTGCCATCCCAATTAAAACTGAAGAGTATGAACCTGAGTCTGGGAATGGTATTAGTTGTCGCTTAGAATTCACTTACACTCCAAAGTATCCAGATGAACCTCTTCTTATATCCATAGAAGATCAAGAGAATTTTGAAGACGGTGATGATGAGAAATTAAAGGAACATTTAACAGAACAAATTAATGAAAACCTAGGAATGGTTATGGTATTTACCTTAGTTAGCGCTGCTCAAGAGTGGCTTAATGTACAATgggataaaattaaattgaataggGAAGAGAGTGCAGCAAAGAAACTTAAAGAACTAGAAGAAGCAGAAAGG AAAAAGTTTGAAGGAACAAGAGTTACCGTAGAAACATTTTTAAGCTGGAAAGAGAAATTTGATGAAGAAATGGGATATACGAAACGAAGGGAAATAGCCGAGCGGGAAGGAAAGAAATTAACAGGGAGGGAACTGTTTATGACTGATAAAACATTGGATCAGTCTGATCTTAAATTCTTAGATGATG ATTCCGTTAAGATAGATGAAAGTTTGTTTCAAAATATGGATGATCTAGATTTGGAgggcgacgacgacgaggatgATCCTGATTATGAACCAAACGTTTCTGACGCTAGTGCctaa